The Klebsiella sp. RIT-PI-d genomic sequence CCGTAAGTTTTGACGAGTACTGGAAGAAAGATTCTACCGCCGAGCTGTATCACTTCATCGGTAAAGATATCGTTTACTTCCATAGCCTGTTCTGGCCTGCAATGCTGGAAGGCAGCAATTTCCGCAAGCCAACTAACCTGTTTGTTCATGGCTATGTGACGGTGAACGGTGCGAAGATGTCAAAATCGCGCGGCACCTTTATTAAAGCCAGCACCTGGCTTAACCATTTTGACGCGGACAGCCTGCGCTACTACTACACCGCGAAACTGTCTTCCCGCATTGATGATATCGATCTGAATCTGGAAGACTTCGTACAGCGCGTTAATGCCGATATCGTCAACAAAGTCGTCAACCTTGCCTCGCGTAACGCGGGCTTTATTAATAAGCGTTTTGACGGCGTACTGGCTGAAGAGCTGGCCGATCCGGCGTTATATAAAACCTTTACCGACGCCGCCGGCATGATTGGCGAAGCGTGGGAAAGTCGCGAATTCGGCAAGGCGGTGCGTGAAATCATGGCGCTGGCCGATGTGGCTAACCGCTATGTTGACGAGCAGGCCCCGTGGGTTGTTGCCAAGCAGGAAGGTCGGGATGCCGATCTGCAGGCAATTTGCTCCATGGGGATCAACTTGTTCCGCGTCCTGATGACTTATCTCAAGCCGGTTATGCCGACGCTGAGCGATCGTACTGAGGCTTTCCTGAACACCGAGCTACGCTGGGACGCTATCCATCAGCCGCTGCTCGGCCATAAGGTAAATACCTTTAAAGCTCTCTACAACCGTATTGATATGAAGCAGGTTGAAGCGCTGGTTGAGGCATCCAAAGAAGAGATAAAGGCCATGGCCGCTCCGGTTAGCGGTCCGCTGGCGGACGCTCCCGTTCAGGAAACCATTACCTTTGACGAATTTGCTAAAGTCGATCTGCGCGTGGCGCTAATTGAAAACGCGGAATTTGTTGAAGGTTCAGACAAGCTGCTGCGTCTGACGTTGGATCTCGGCGGTGAGAAGCGTAACGTCTTTTCCGGCATCCGTTCTGCCTATCCTGATCCACAGATCCTGATTGGTCGCCATACGGTTATGGTAGCCAATCTGGCACCGCGTAAAATGCGCTTTGGTATTTCGGAAGGAATGGTAATGGCTGCCGGTCCCGGCGGTAAAGATATTTTCCTGTTAAGCCCGGATGCCGGCGCGCAGCCTGGCCATCAGGTTAAATAAGTCCTCTGACACGCGCCGCTTTTGCGGCGCTTTTTTTATCTTTATCCCTGACCAAAATCTCACTTTCGGACTGCGCAATATTTTCAAAACGCACTATCTTTAACTACACTGATACGCGTTTACATACATTACGCCACTTCAGGCGGTTATTTATCATCATTATTTATAAAATGGAGTTTTACATGAAAGTGTTGAACAAATTATTGTCAGTCGGTGTTGCTTCAGTACTGGTGTTCTCTCTGGCAGGCTGTGGCGACAAAGAAGAAACAAAAACGTTTAATGCCAATATTAACGGTGCTGACATTAAAATCACCTACACCTATGAAGGTGATAAGGTCCTGAAACAGACTTCAGAGAATAAAATCAACTATTCAACCATTGGTGCGAAAAACAAAGAAGAAGCTGAAAAAATTCTTGAGCCGCTTAGTGCAAAATATAAAGACATTAAGGGCGTAGATGAGAAAATTACTTACAATGATACCTGGGCAGAAGAATCTGTCACGGTTGATATGGAAAAAGTGGATTTTAAAGCCCTGCAAAACGTTTCTGGTTCAATGGTAACCGGCGACACCAGCAAAGGTGTTAGCATGAAACAAACTGAAACCATGCTGGAATCTGCCGGTTTCAAAGAAGTTAAATAACCAACGGACAGTAACGTATCATCCAATTGAGGCGCGGCTACGGCAGCGCCTTTTCTTTGTAAAATTCCTAATTACCCCCTACTTCCTTCTTTTTTATTGAATATCAATACCCCCTGTAATACTGTACAAAAAAACAGTATAAATATGAGTAATACCCTGTTGTCAGGTCAGTGTGTAACATCAGATTCGGCCATCGCCCGTGAAAAAGCCCCTAAAACCATCACCTTATTAAAAGGAGTTAAACGTGAAAACCTTTACCTTTCAGGATGATAAATCACAAAAGTTCTGGGCCGTGGAGCAACAGGACAATGAACTGCACCTGAACTGGGGCAAGATCGGCACCCAGGGTCAACGCCAGGTTAAAACGTTTGACGATGCCTCCGCAGCTCAAAAAGCGGAACAGAAGCTCATCGCAGAAAAAATGAAAAAAGGCTATCAGGAAAGCCAGACGGCCAGTACACCTGACAACGAGAAGGCGACTGTTGCTGCCGAAACCGCCGGAATAAAACCTGCGCCTCCTGCTCCTGCGATTGCCACTACCGCTGCGCCTGTGCAGGCATCATGTCCCTGGCCGGTAGAAAATTCATCGATCGTTCTGCCGCGGGAAGTCGCTTACGAAACGCTAAGCCATCGTAACTGGCCGGGCGATCCTGTTTTACTCATCGACAAGCCGGTATTACTCAATCAGATCGCCACACGTGTTCGCGAACGTTATCAGCAAATTACGCTTTTCGATTCCAGTGCCTGTTCACTTGAGTGGCAACATTATATTGCTCAGGCGTTAGATCTCCCCGATTCATCTGTGGATACCACTCTTCCCCCGCCGGTTCTGGCCGTTTTTATTACGCTTGAAGTCCGCTTTTATCATAAAGATGTGCTGGAGTTGCAGGATCAAATTGTCCAGCAGGGCGGGCTGGAATATGCCACCGATGTATTAATTGCCATGCAGTCCCTGCAATTTGAGTGGGATTATGCAAACAGGCAAATTATTTTTCATCACGGCGACAATTATTCTCAGGATCTCCCGGCTATTACGCCGATGGAAATACGCTTGCGTAAACACCTGTCGCTGGCAGAAAAAGCGTTATGGCAGCGCTGTGCTGACAAATTAATTGCGGCGCTTGAAACGATGCCCGCCAGCCGCCAGCCGCTGATCGCCCTGTTATTACCTGAAAAACCAGAGTTAGCACAGAAAATTGCCGGACAGCATAGTACGTCTAAAGGACCTGCTACCCTTGAATGGCTAAAACTCACGGCGAATGACGCCACAACGCTGGAAGCCGTGGAAAAATACCAGTCCCTGCGCTTGTTTGATGATTATTATCGCGGTCAAATATATTGTGCAACGGTCCTTAAGGAACAGGGAACGGCCGCAATTGCCCGCTTTACCCCCTATGCTAGCGGAGATTACTGTGGCGACGTGCTGACGCATATTAATCACCCGCAGGCAGTAATGCAGCTCATCCGCGCGGCAGAGCAGAGTAAACGCTGCCATGAGCGAATGACAAAAGCCAGCGCTCGCTTCCCGCATGCCAGCATGGCTGCGCTGGCAGAGCTGCTGGCGCAAAAAGAGGAAAAGCGCTGGCGTATCATGTTAATGACTCAGCTTAGCAGTCACCCTGAACTGGCAGCGCAGATTTCACCGTGGCTTTCACCCGCTGCCATCGCACAGCTGGAAGCCTGCCATCAGCTGCTAAGCCAGCCGACCGATTGTGCCAGTGCGGATATGCTGCCGCCGGTACTGGTTACACCGCCATGGGCCGTAAAAAAGAAAAAAACGGCAATACCGCTGCTGGATTTACCACTATTGCCCGTGCCCCCTGTTTGTACTCTGACGGAGCAGGCCGGCAAAGAACTTCGTGACAGACACCGCTGGTATGCCCGCCAAATTGAATTAGGTCAACACGAGGGTCCTCAGCAATTTCTGCCGCGACTGGGGTTCAATACCTGGAAGAATGGCAACATAGAGTCGGTATCAAAAACGACCCTGAACGCCTGGGAACAGGAAGATTATCCCGCGCTGATTAATGAAATGAAAATCTCCTGCGCGCCTTACCAGACAGAATGGCATCTGTATATGCTAACGGCGGTGGCAGAAGATAAAGCCATCCGGGCGTGGAATGCGCTCAGCAAAGAACCGCATTCCGGTGTCGCCTGGGTCATGACCTCGCTGAAGCTGGCAGGGCTAACCGGGCTGATTAACTCGTTTTCGCGCAATCCACAAGATGCCTTCCCGGTCGCACTTTACTTTGGCGCAGCGGAGCTCACGCCGCTGGTGAGTCGCGCGTTTAATCGACTAAAAACACAGCGCGAGCTGGCCCGCGAATGGCTCTTAACGTTTCCGGAGCACGCTATTGCCGGCCTGCTTCCTGCGGCATTTGGTAAAGCAGGCGAGGCGCAGGATGACGCCCGTACTGCACTGCGACTGCTTATTGATAACGGCCACCAGCCGCTGATTGAGCAGATGGCTACGCGTTACGCGCAGCCTGACGTTGTACAGGCTATTAACGCTTTTCTGACGCTCGACCCGCTTGATAACTATCCGACAAAAATTCCCGCGCTTCCGGGTTTCTGGCAGCCTGCCCTCTGGCAACGCCCGCTACTTGCCAATGGGCTGGCGTTACCGGACGACGCGCTAAATACACTTGGCATTATGCTGCGCTTCCCGACTGAGATGGGGCTATATCCAGGGCTACAGCAGGTCAAAGAGATCTGTACACCGGCCTCATTAGCGGCGTTCGCCTGGGATCTGTTTAACGCCTGGCAAATTGCCGGTGCGCCCGCAAAAGAAAGCTGGGCGTTTACCGCGCTTGGGCTTTTTGGCGATGACGACACCGCACGTACTCTTACGCCATTCATCCGCACCTGGCCCGGTGAATCGCAGCATAAGCGCGCCACGGTCGGGCTGGATATCCTTGCCGCTATTGGCAGCGATATCGCCCTGATGCAGCTCAACGGCATAGCGCAAAAGCTAAAATTTAAAGCGTTGCAGGAGCGCGCGCGGGAGAAAATCCAGCAGATTGCCGAGAGTCGGGAACTTACCGTCGCCGAACTGGAGGATCGTCTGGCACCAGACCTGGGACTGGATGAGAGCGGTACTCTGACCCTCGACTTCGGGCCGCGCCGTTTTACCGTCAGCTTTGATGAAGCGCTTAAACCGTTTGTACGGGATGAAAACCGCAACCGACTGAAAGATTTACCCAAGCCAAATAAGAGCGATGATCCGGCCCTTGCCGCAGAAGCCGTTAGCCTCTACAAGGCGTTGAAAAAAGATGCGCGAACCATCGCCAGTCAACAAATCAGGCGTCTGGAATCGGCAATGTGTGAGCGCCGCCGCTGGAGTGCGCAAAATTTCCGTCTGTTCCTCGTCGAACATCCCCTGATATGCCATCTTACCCGCCGCCTGGTATGGGGTATTTATGACGCAGAGAATACGCTGCTGGCCTGTTTCCGCGTGGCGGAAGACAACAGCTACAGCACTGCCAATGATGACCTTTTTATCTTGCCGGAAGGTGACATCCGCATTGGCCTCCCGCACGTACTGGAAATCCCGATGCAGGATGCCGCCGCGTTCGGCCAGCTGCTTGCTGACTACGAGCTGCTGCCGCCGTTCCGCCAGCTCGATCGCCCTCATTATTCCCTGACCGCTGAAGAAAGCAATGCCACAGAGCTTACCCGCTGGACTGGACGCTCATGTCCGAGCGGCCGCGTTGCCGGGTTGGCCAATAAAGGCTGGCTGCGCGGGATGCCGCTCGACGCAGGCTGGATCGGCTGGATGCTAAAACCGCTTGGCGCATGGACACTGGTGCTGGAGATCGACGAGGGCTTTGCAGTGGGATCATCACCGGACGACCTGAGTGCCGAACAAAAGTTAAGCAGCATCTGGCTGTGGCAAGGAAAGGCACAGGATTACGGTTGGGGTAGCCTGCAAGACCAACAAAAACAGCCTTTCTCGGTGCTCGACAAGGTTACCGTCAGCGAAGTGATTAACGACATAGACATGCTGTTTAATTAAAAACGCAGAAACATCTGGCGACTCAGGCAATAACCTTGCCTGATACCGCAGTCGTCTCAGTGAACGTGTTATTTTTTGTCTTGCTAAGGAAAAAACGATGTCACAGCAGGAACATCATCTTCAGCGTCCACCTGCCGCCGTACAGTATGCCGATGAACTGGCGCAGCTTAAGCAGGATGACACCTTTCCCCGGCCCCCCGGCTGGCAGCTCAGCCTGCCCGCTGCCCGCACGTTTATTCTTGGGGATGAGGCGTGCGGTATTAGCCGCAAGGTGGTTATTCATCCCTCTGCCATTGAGCGGATGCTGGTTACCCTTGCTACCGGGCGTGGCCTGATGCTGGTTGGCGAGCCGGGCACCGCGAAATCACTGCTCTCAGAACTGCTGGCGACAGCAATTTGTGGCGACGCCGGGTTAACCATTCAGGGCGGCGCGTCCATTACCGAAGACCAGATAAAATACGCCTGGAACTATGCATTATTGATAAACCAGGGGCCGTCGACTCAGGCGCTGGTGCCTGCCCCGCTCTATCAGGGAATGCGTGACGGTAAGATCGTACGTTTTGAAGAGATCACCCGTACGCCGCTGGAAGTACAGGACTGTCTGCTGGGAATGCTATCCGATCGGGTGATGGCCGTTCCGGAACTCACTGGTGACGACAGCCTGCTGTATGCGCGTGCAGGTTTTAATATCATTGCTACGGCCAATACCCGCGATCGCGGCGTCAATGAAATGAGCGCGGCATTAAAGCGCCGCTTCGACTTCGAAACTGTTTTTCCCATCATGGATTTCCAACAGGAACTTGAGCTGGTTACCCGTGCTTCAGCGACGTTGCTGGCACAAAGTGGCATTCCGCATAAAGTACCCGATTCAGTGCTGGAACTGCTGGTTCAGACGTTCCGCGATTTACGCGCCAGCGGCGGCAAAAAAAGCGCAATGGATACCCTTACTGCGATCATGTCTACTGCTGAAGCCGTCAACGTTGCTCATGCTGTAGGCGTCAGAGCCTGGTTCTTAGGGAGTCGGGCCGGGGAGCCCGCCGATCTT encodes the following:
- a CDS encoding ATP-binding protein; the protein is MSQQEHHLQRPPAAVQYADELAQLKQDDTFPRPPGWQLSLPAARTFILGDEACGISRKVVIHPSAIERMLVTLATGRGLMLVGEPGTAKSLLSELLATAICGDAGLTIQGGASITEDQIKYAWNYALLINQGPSTQALVPAPLYQGMRDGKIVRFEEITRTPLEVQDCLLGMLSDRVMAVPELTGDDSLLYARAGFNIIATANTRDRGVNEMSAALKRRFDFETVFPIMDFQQELELVTRASATLLAQSGIPHKVPDSVLELLVQTFRDLRASGGKKSAMDTLTAIMSTAEAVNVAHAVGVRAWFLGSRAGEPADLVDCIAGTIVKDNEDDRARLRRYFEQRVGTHKEAHWQAYYQARHRLA
- a CDS encoding YehR family lipoprotein, which produces MKVLNKLLSVGVASVLVFSLAGCGDKEETKTFNANINGADIKITYTYEGDKVLKQTSENKINYSTIGAKNKEEAEKILEPLSAKYKDIKGVDEKITYNDTWAEESVTVDMEKVDFKALQNVSGSMVTGDTSKGVSMKQTETMLESAGFKEVK
- a CDS encoding WGR and DUF4132 domain-containing protein, with protein sequence MKTFTFQDDKSQKFWAVEQQDNELHLNWGKIGTQGQRQVKTFDDASAAQKAEQKLIAEKMKKGYQESQTASTPDNEKATVAAETAGIKPAPPAPAIATTAAPVQASCPWPVENSSIVLPREVAYETLSHRNWPGDPVLLIDKPVLLNQIATRVRERYQQITLFDSSACSLEWQHYIAQALDLPDSSVDTTLPPPVLAVFITLEVRFYHKDVLELQDQIVQQGGLEYATDVLIAMQSLQFEWDYANRQIIFHHGDNYSQDLPAITPMEIRLRKHLSLAEKALWQRCADKLIAALETMPASRQPLIALLLPEKPELAQKIAGQHSTSKGPATLEWLKLTANDATTLEAVEKYQSLRLFDDYYRGQIYCATVLKEQGTAAIARFTPYASGDYCGDVLTHINHPQAVMQLIRAAEQSKRCHERMTKASARFPHASMAALAELLAQKEEKRWRIMLMTQLSSHPELAAQISPWLSPAAIAQLEACHQLLSQPTDCASADMLPPVLVTPPWAVKKKKTAIPLLDLPLLPVPPVCTLTEQAGKELRDRHRWYARQIELGQHEGPQQFLPRLGFNTWKNGNIESVSKTTLNAWEQEDYPALINEMKISCAPYQTEWHLYMLTAVAEDKAIRAWNALSKEPHSGVAWVMTSLKLAGLTGLINSFSRNPQDAFPVALYFGAAELTPLVSRAFNRLKTQRELAREWLLTFPEHAIAGLLPAAFGKAGEAQDDARTALRLLIDNGHQPLIEQMATRYAQPDVVQAINAFLTLDPLDNYPTKIPALPGFWQPALWQRPLLANGLALPDDALNTLGIMLRFPTEMGLYPGLQQVKEICTPASLAAFAWDLFNAWQIAGAPAKESWAFTALGLFGDDDTARTLTPFIRTWPGESQHKRATVGLDILAAIGSDIALMQLNGIAQKLKFKALQERAREKIQQIAESRELTVAELEDRLAPDLGLDESGTLTLDFGPRRFTVSFDEALKPFVRDENRNRLKDLPKPNKSDDPALAAEAVSLYKALKKDARTIASQQIRRLESAMCERRRWSAQNFRLFLVEHPLICHLTRRLVWGIYDAENTLLACFRVAEDNSYSTANDDLFILPEGDIRIGLPHVLEIPMQDAAAFGQLLADYELLPPFRQLDRPHYSLTAEESNATELTRWTGRSCPSGRVAGLANKGWLRGMPLDAGWIGWMLKPLGAWTLVLEIDEGFAVGSSPDDLSAEQKLSSIWLWQGKAQDYGWGSLQDQQKQPFSVLDKVTVSEVINDIDMLFN
- the metG gene encoding methionine--tRNA ligase; its protein translation is MTQVAKKILVTCALPYANGSIHLGHMLEHIQADVWVRYQRMRGHQVNFICADDAHGTPIMLKAQQLGITPEQMIAEMSQEHQTDFAGFDISYDNYHSTHSDENRELSALIYSRLKENGFIKNRTISQLYDPEKGMFLPDRFVKGTCPKCKSADQYGDNCEVCGATYSPTELIEPKSVVSGATPVMRDSEHFFFDLPSFSEMLQAWTRSGALQEQVANKMQEWFESGLQQWDISRDAPYFGFEIPNAPGKYFYVWLDAPIGYMGSFKNLCDKRGDTVSFDEYWKKDSTAELYHFIGKDIVYFHSLFWPAMLEGSNFRKPTNLFVHGYVTVNGAKMSKSRGTFIKASTWLNHFDADSLRYYYTAKLSSRIDDIDLNLEDFVQRVNADIVNKVVNLASRNAGFINKRFDGVLAEELADPALYKTFTDAAGMIGEAWESREFGKAVREIMALADVANRYVDEQAPWVVAKQEGRDADLQAICSMGINLFRVLMTYLKPVMPTLSDRTEAFLNTELRWDAIHQPLLGHKVNTFKALYNRIDMKQVEALVEASKEEIKAMAAPVSGPLADAPVQETITFDEFAKVDLRVALIENAEFVEGSDKLLRLTLDLGGEKRNVFSGIRSAYPDPQILIGRHTVMVANLAPRKMRFGISEGMVMAAGPGGKDIFLLSPDAGAQPGHQVK